Below is a genomic region from Pseudomonadota bacterium.
TCGAGAACGGCCAGATCGCCGCCGTACGGCCTGGCCTCGAGGTGAGCGACATTCCCCGCGTCGACGCGCGGGGTCGCGTGGTGTGCCCCGGATTCGTCGACATGCACGTCCACCTGCGCGAGCCCGGGAGAAGTGACAAGGAGACCGTCGACACCGGCGTGCGCGCGGCCGTGCGAGGAGGCTTCGTTGCGGTGGGCGCCATGCCCAACACGCAGCCGCCCATGGACACGCCCGAGATGGTCGAGAGCCTGGCCCGACGAGGACGATTGCTCGGTCTGGCCCACGTGCTCCCCATTCCCTGCATCACGCGCGGCATGCGCGGCGAGCGACTCGCCGAGCTCGGCCTTCTGGCCGCGGCCGGCGCCGTGGGATTCTCCGACGACGGCAGGTGCGTCATGAACGCGCAGGTGATGCGACGCGCCCTCGAATACGCGCGCATGCTCGATCGCCCCGTGATCGGCCACGAGGAAGACGAGCACCTCTCGAATGGCGGTGCGGTTCACGAAGGCGCCCACAGCGCGCGCCTCGGCCTCCCCGCCATGGCCGCCGCCGCCGAGGAGGTCATCGTGGCGCGCGACGTGATCCTGGCCGAAGCCACGGGAGGCTGGCTGCACGTGGCCCATGTGTCGACCGCGCGCAGCGTGGCCATCATCCGAGACGCCAAGGCCCGTGGCGTTCGCGTCACCGCGGAGGTGACGCCGCACCACCTGCTGCTCGACGATGGCGAGCTTGGCGCGTACGATGCGTCGATGAAGATGAATCCCCCCCTGCGAGAGGCGCGCGACCGCGCCGCCCTCGTCGAGGCCCTGGCCGATGGCACCATCGACTGCATCGCCACCGATCACGCGCCGCACACCACCGCCGAGAAAGACGTGGAGATGGGCTGTGCCGCCTTCGGCGTGATCGGCCTCGAGACCGCCGTTCCTGTTCTCCTCGACCGCCTGGTTCGCACTGGCCACATCTCGCTGACGCGCTTCGTCGACGCCTGCAGCACCCGTCCGGCGGAGATCCTCCGCTACGAGGGCGGCCGCATCGCGCCTGGACGACCCGCATCGCTCACCGTGCTCGACCTGGAGAAGGTCGAGCACATCGCGGCCGAGGCGTTCGAGAGCAAGGCGAGGAACTGTCCGTTCGTCGGATGGACGGTGCAAGGACTCCCGATGATGACCATCGTCGATGGTCGCATCGTGATGCGCGACCGAACCGTCATCGACGCCACTGAATCACATCGACAGCAAAGCCCCTGAGAGGATGACCCCTGAAATGGTGATGGAAGCAAACACGCTGCTCACGCCCGGTGAGCGGCTCATCGTGGCCCTCGACGTCTCAGACGCTGCCCGCGCCCTTCGTCTCGCCGAGACCCTGACCCCCGTCGTCTCGCGCTTCAAGGTCGGTCTGCAGCTCTACAGCGCGGCGGGCATGGGCATCGTCGAGGCGCTGCACGATCTCGGCGCCTCGGTCTTCCTCGATCTGAAGATGCACGACATCCCAAACACGGTCTCGTCTGCCCTCGAGGTCTGCGTGCAGCCCGGCGTGATGCTCGTCGACGTGCACGCCACAGGAGGGCGGCGCATGCTCGAGGCCGCTG
It encodes:
- a CDS encoding dihydroorotase; this translates as MRWLLEGGRVLDPASAIDEVADVLIENGQIAAVRPGLEVSDIPRVDARGRVVCPGFVDMHVHLREPGRSDKETVDTGVRAAVRGGFVAVGAMPNTQPPMDTPEMVESLARRGRLLGLAHVLPIPCITRGMRGERLAELGLLAAAGAVGFSDDGRCVMNAQVMRRALEYARMLDRPVIGHEEDEHLSNGGAVHEGAHSARLGLPAMAAAAEEVIVARDVILAEATGGWLHVAHVSTARSVAIIRDAKARGVRVTAEVTPHHLLLDDGELGAYDASMKMNPPLREARDRAALVEALADGTIDCIATDHAPHTTAEKDVEMGCAAFGVIGLETAVPVLLDRLVRTGHISLTRFVDACSTRPAEILRYEGGRIAPGRPASLTVLDLEKVEHIAAEAFESKARNCPFVGWTVQGLPMMTIVDGRIVMRDRTVIDATESHRQQSP